The window AATGAACAAGTTGCTCATAACAGGGATTCGttcacaaacgaatcactcccttCGTTAGAATGAGAAGTTAAAGCGGCATagggaggtgtgtttcaggacatggattagatcaaatttaacagaaaGGGAGGAAAACATATTTCCACGCACACGAAAACTCGCTCTTTGTCAGCAATGCTCATGCAGTCACTTAAATTAAATCACTCAAAATGAtcattttcgtaatttaaaaaaaataattgcatactgaccactgggaaaactcccaatcatggatatatgtatatatgtgtatatatctatggctctgcatggccagtcctccactgcactgTGATCCCACATTCCTTTCAAAGGAGCACTGCTGtgtactaaaatggtggctctattgacgcattccttctaatTGACAATAAcagcgtaggcgacatctaatgtaaatatgtataaattTCTAATTGGTTGATTAtttcaatggggtatatgcacacagactttacaTTTTCAGACAGCTAGCCTGACagcttccagtgaactgtctttaagttatgtctttaaaatataaaaatgtaatttatggaATTTCTGCACTCACCTGCTGATGGCGCAAGAGTTTACACTCTTTTCCTCTAGTTTTATGACTGAACAACTAATGCTGACTTCAGACTGCATGACTTTAGCTCCGAATTTGACTcgtcgacaggttttgagaaatggCTAACAAatacctgaaatcacaggcaaatcggtgctcgtttacaatcacacagtgtgaaccaagtgtgccgcaagcctgcgtttgagtgaaggtctcggccgttagatcgccccctgggggctggctgcagtacaagtcataaagcccgcctcctccgtgttaatgaaggagacttgagcccaaataaaaaaatttattacacttgcaataaaatgtcccgaaagatggttctggtcgattaaggcactggttattgtgctgaaataggtgcagatcctcatttttgtaaacagtttgtttttagcagtaatttaatgctgggcgtgtcatcgtcattgacagcggtgattgacagtttctcaaagcagcgcgtctgagcttcggcagaatactgaagtgttattattcgatttctgtgatattttactatgacaaaatgagttcagcagtaaactacagtttctgacatacatgatctggtggaacactgtttattcgctaaggtcagagcttttttcgggctttattagtttgctaatacacgcctagccacccagatagcaaaatacactggggccagttcttgcctgccggagacttacccctcagactgactacctctgctggacctactccggatgcctggactcactgcccgattccagcctgagtcaattgagccagatgcggcggccgagcgagcaggcgctgccgcatgcgagccggaatcagcccgcgacgccgcgactaggttatgcgctgatgcccggagctggcgcgattgaatcttcattatataaaaccctcacatttgttaacgttattacacccatttttgttgatataacaacaaacgcatgctactatgtgaacgcaaagtgtatcactgagtttaacctttgaataaagatgcaaacagcatagcaattatttaaataaaggacaaaataaataacaataaacctgtatcgattgcacaagtattaaataataataataataaatacgaaaatgacaataaaactgcacaataaaataaacccatttaagtacggggtatacaggagatcgttagcagtaattctctttgtgtttaaataataatctccacgttgacctcctgtaaggttatttgaacttgcacgtctctgcattttaagttttggcatgttattaagtgatctactgaatttgctgttataaatcattataaggttcttgaaatcgaatcttatataacctaatagagctgtaaatgttagatattatttatttacatcatttactgttggcgttttatttgaacactccagctaacattaaaaagaatgtaaattcctcgttgccagatataatgaaggcatcgaataaaccaaatgaaaacggaggcaaaaaaaaattaaataaataaacaattcaagcgaaaatgaataaacaatatactagtgatgttacagcagatagacgttgtattaatagtgcaaagtttttttgcacaaattgacaaattgcagggttgggatgtgtaaatatcctgttgatatttagtaatcttgctgtatttatcttctaaacgcacgattgttcccgcatggtaaatcgttatggtgtgtaggctatattttgggttctgttgatggctaattaaaaataaaaacctttctaaaaatgtatgtgttgtttatatgttattgttcatattttacaagtgttatttctacccctatgaagataacaaataccaacaacaaatataacaataagagaatatattatttgtgctcatattcaggctagagtgtataaaagatcgtttatttctgcagtccaccatgtattgcttttattaaagtttaacagcttacatcacaccgtttttaaaccgtatattattgtgttttttaatgtaagtgcttctatttacatcagtgagcgtttgttatagtgcagacaccggcagtcgagtgagaagttcggggggcgtggttgattttacataaagcgtttggttggaagctcgactccgctcattatcgcggctcctcctctggctccatcagacagtccttctgcgcatgtctggctccaatttcagcagtcttttgcgacagtttgtgcccgtcaagcaggcgttttgccctcaaggcgttcaatggcaaaaggggctgtcgcgtcgtccatattttttacagtcattggtgtgaactatcaaagacgcaatatgagagaatcgccgatgagtcgcagaCGCCCATGAAATATTTGGCGTGATAAATATCTGGATCTGTCGGCggttcaaatcatgccgtgtgaaatgagttttgactgaaattaACATCGTCGATTACTTATAGCCAATGTCAGAGTAGCATcaactagtatgggtatctgcaggccagagggaggctgggggagaagttaaaagtgcttattatcagtttatttggacccaagaattGAAAGAATATTAGTGGAAATTTGACAGGAGCACTGTGTCTGTCTgatgtgtcatctgagcaatatcacaactgggttgaaaagtaaaaaaaaaaaatgttgaggagaaattgctaattctcctcaaaagccaggtgagcaaaataagtacattttctgaagctaaagccttctttttccattatgtagttaataactaaAGAAATATTACGTGACGTCGCATTGTTTTCATGTCACTTCTGGcgtttgtttggttgtgagacgtagtttggacagtTGTCTGTGATACTTCCTATTGTGAAGTCATGCAGcgtgaaaccccctgtcgcctatccatcctacagtgtaaacacagcaccgacagaacgctaccccagatagtcatgcagtgtgaaaacatccataacatgactactttgaaaatcatgcagtctgaactcggcataaataaaagcttaagtttatttaactgattgtattttaattacattactatgtcaatgctgtaaaagaaactttataaactttaaaatagtcacattaacctttcaccggaagtttaccattggctgaaaaacactagctgtgcatatagtaggcatgggtcggtattagattctgacggtatgaaaaccttggataaaaatatcacagtattactgtttaaaaatatattatttttaaatgtctgggtaaaaaagctaaaaaaaattttttgcttTAAACACAATGTATTTTATCTTAAGAAACTTTTAAGATATTTTGGgatagtaaacatgtcaggcttaatGAATCTTTGATTTCTGCTGTCTTCTTTACagtagtttcaaaaacagatttcataACAATTTAagacggcatctttggatatcttttctgctggagatactgttgtcctttaAAACttcaaacaaaacataaaaaaaaattaaatcttacatatacggtaggaacagtatagcagaaaactTTGGCTACAGAACCTTGACTTTTACAAACCGCGATATTCCTTGAAAACatttatcatcccatgcctagcaTATAGCCCATTCATCAACTAGATAAATGTAACCAACTTTAGTcgaaaaatataattattcagcaaaatatatatgtataacaaaaaaaataatacaattaatctgAATATTTAAGGCTAGTTCATGAGTAAATGTAGCTAGATtacctaaaaattaaaagtaattccTTACTTTACTTTTGGAAAactcatataaatacagtaactattactttgtaactaattacacccaacactgggCACAAGCAACTAGTAAATaggcaataacacttccaaataaaacagtaaatatgCTTTATGTCTTCAGAAAATGCATGTTTCTTTTAGTTGACGATTTTAAACAAGACACGATTTTAATACGAGGCCTTGGCATGCACAGGCCCCTTTAAAGTGACTTATCTAAATGGGACTTTTGTTAGACTAATACATCAGCTTTGATAGAATTTGTaactttgttaaaaaataaaatgttaggaATTGCAGTGCCGCGCTGTCTGCTCAGATGTCTTTTCCACATTCGGGACACAGAATATCATCTCTCTCTGTCAGGAATCCACGGCCCACCAGAGACACTGAGCACTTCTTGCAGTTGAAGCAGTCGTTGTGCCACTGCCTCTCTTCAAAAGAGATGTATTTGCTTCCTCCCAGACCTGGAAAGCATATGAAGGCAGCAAATTTTAAAGACGATGACTCGCGCTCTGTGCAGCCttaactgcagctcgtgctgttaTTGAACAGAGATGAAAGTCACTTCATAACCATAGCAGCCGTttgtcgactgaactaaatttatttttgatgtcttggtcacactgtttgaAGGGCCGGAACAAAGTGCCTCGGGGGCTGGATTCGGCCCGTGGGCCGCCAATTGAGTAGCCCAGATGTAGAGAAATATGTCagaatgggtttcatagcgcagTGCTTTCCTTGTCCAGTGTGAAAGCTGCTTCCCACCACACAGTGCTAAAAGGAGAATAACTGCATTTCCAGCTTTTATTTCCCTCTTTTAGGCAAAACCTTGCAATTTATATAAAATAGCAATTTCTACTGATCATTCTCGGTGGCTCAATCAGGTGCAAATCACTTGAAACCTTGATCTCACAGCTGCACAGACCCTGGTGTAGAACAACATTATTAGCGGAATATGTCAGTCACTGTCTTTGAGACATTTTAGCttacactttctttttttttaagtgaaagaAAGTGGACACCAGTGGTGGAAAgggtactgaaaaatcatacttaagtaaaagtaccattacttgcctaataTTATAGTACCAGTAAAAGTATTTggtgtaaatattactcaaagtatgagtaaaaagccctttcaaagtactcaagagtagtgagtattacgctgtaaaaagctgatgcatttacatgtaattttagGATGTGTGtgaacgtaacattctgtagtgtatttagttatttctgagcaagcacacaacatcatatgacattaaaattagattagatttaggttgtgatgtcagttgACCAAAATTCTATGTCTAGCTAGcttctaaggacaatgttattttaatgtccaaaaatgacattgatatttggttgattttaggttgtgagagagaaagtgaccaaaatccaacgtcaagccgaAATTTTAACCCAATGCCATTTTGACATCAAAagctgacatttattcgtcaggtctGGAAACCAAAacctaacatctgatagacgtcatagtggtaacgcccacacaacgtcaagctgtaacatcattagactttcatatgtggttgattttaggttggacattggacattgacatcggcctgacgttgagttTGACATTAACCCAATTTTCTTTTCCAAACAAAAATCTCCATGATGGTGTAAAGTTGACGCACAACGTCAATCTAAAGTCATGTTGACTTGGGAGGGTGGGGGGGTGTTTTAGGTTGGAGACAGGAGATAGACCaaaacgggagatgggtctgaaatacgggagactcccgggaaaaaacaggagtgttggcaggtatgcttacatctggcccacataccgcatggaatgatggcacttgggcagtCTTTTCCCATTTGCCAGagctgggccacaattaagccatagcaatatcacatatcagccagaattgaaccaaatgaaccagaactgaccctattctgggcgaCAATTCGCTTTTATTcgggcccacaccagacacttacatctggacatCATACTGAATGGCTCTAGGGCAGTCCGCTCCtatttgtcagatctgggccacaaataagtcaaagcaataccacatacaCTATTAGCCAGAATTCCACCAAATGAActagaactgaccctattctgggccacactTTGCTTttattgtggcccagatctggcctacaccttacacttgctgggtgtggcaaagtacaaaaatcccagcatgcattgcagtatgaatacaTTATATAGCTTATTGATGCTCCAGTTTTTATCATTCGATTTTGATTCTGCCATTTACGTTGACGTTGTTAATTTTGTCACTTTTATTCTTCTGTTTGTGACTTCTTTTGCTATTGTCACCGTTGTTGAGGTTCATTCGCTGATTATTGATGTATCTTTGAGCAGAAGTTGAACCATAGAATTTCTTTAGCTTAAAAACCTTCATATAGCTATAAACCTTGGTTAACATCAgtgttttataatatttcattACAGGTTGTTATTCActtaatttttacagttttttatatatataaaataaataaaataaattttattgcccaaaagaaaatttatattaagAGGTTTAGGgttatgagcccaactaaagctaacatttttctccatgatggtgactttagtctaaggggttcacatatgttttaagataacatcttctctgggccactatatgCTAACGGCtccattagccagagtttacagtgctgaatatttgccaaactggcccacatatgttttaaaataactgggccacatttgccagattttctctgggccacagcCTCAGTAgacagagtttactgtgccaaatatttgccaaagtggcacacatatgtcttaagataactgggccacatttgcacttacacgtgtgagccactttaggtttagacccagattacccttaaatgactatgccacatttttgccaactgtggcccacatttgtcctccatgATTTGGCCAGAATTTACCATTTTCCagatgggccacattaggctcacattcagattgcattttgccataagtgccaaatctttgacttaaatggcccatatatgaatttcaATCTTTGGCCCCCCTTTCCCATTGTACagatgggccacttcaggctcgcattcattttgtctgggccgaaggaataTCACtagtgccgcataactgcctaaagtggccctcATTTGTACAGTATGCTCTCTGGGACATCATCCatctttgctgttgttgttgttgttgatagaTAACCAGGTCTACCCTTTTTAGCAGTACTTCATTTACAACATACTCAAAAGCATAGttccccaaaaataaaataatttactcaAAATTCATTTGTTTCAAACATAATTTGAGTATGTTCAACACAAAAACACAGGTGTGCTTGAACCACTGACCAATTCATAGTGATTTTTCCTACTTTGGATGTCAATGCCTCATGATTTCCAACattctacaatatatatatatatatatatatatatatatatatatatatatatatatatatatatatatatatatatatatatatatatatatatatatatatatatattttttttttttttgtgttaaaaaaaattaataaaggtttaaaatcactTAAGGGTTAGTAATTTgaggtcaactatccctttaacaatacAGAAGAGAACTTCTGTTTCAAAAAAAGTAAATTGTGCTTATTCTTCATAGGCTTGCATTTGGTGCTTATAAGCACTTTCAACAATAAGGACGCACAAAAATAAGGAGATGTAAAAGTTTTGGTTGTTCATACCGCTGATCGGGGTGGTGCAGGCAGCACACTTCTTGGCATACAGATTGCAGAAGCAGTTGAGGCAATAGGGAAAGTCATCACGAGAGGTGAAGCGCTGGCCAGACAGCTGCTGCTTACAGCCAGTACACAGGAAGCAGTCTTTATGCCAGGGCTGGTCGTGATAGGTCACGCCCCCGGTGGTGATTGGCTGAGAGTgaacaaatttaaattttatttgtcacAATACACATTATATGCAGTAAAATGCTTATACAACCACCAGTGACCTTCAAAAAAGgttatattattatcataaatatattatcattaagtttataaattatggagtataaatacaaacaaaattcTGGAATATATAATTATAAGTTATAgctatataacaaaataaatataaaaaaaacttagctTTACAAACAAACGTAGAGAACAtagaagtgtttttaataaagtgcCTAGTGCATAGAGAGAAAGCACATccgacaggtggtttgtcaagcccactcacctacatgaagcacactcagaactACACAATATTTGATTGAGGTTTGAtgtcatttattactttttacataTTTAACGTGTCAAGTTGTGTTCCAGCTGTTACCTTCTTGCATTGCACACACTGCAGAGCAAACTGCTTCTCGTAGCACGGCACACAGTAGTTACTGTTGTCCTTAGGAATGAAGCTCTTGGTTCCAATGGGCTGCTGACAGCGCTGGCAGGTAAAGCAGGTCTCATGCCAGCTGTTCCCCTTATGCTCCATCTTCCTGGAGCCTGAGAGAAACAGAGGAAAAtgcagacagacaaataaattaCTTGTCTGGATAATAGCCAGGATGTACAGTACATAGCCTGTGCATCTAAGGGTTCACACAAAAAAGTATCATCTTTTGCAATTTAATCAT is drawn from Danio rerio strain Tuebingen ecotype United States chromosome 6, GRCz12tu, whole genome shotgun sequence and contains these coding sequences:
- the fhl2b gene encoding four and a half LIM domains protein 2b, which translates into the protein MAERYDCHYCKESLFGKKYVLRDENPYCVKCYESLYSNTCEECKKPIGCNSRDLSYKDRHWHDDCFHCFKCHRSLVDKPFSTKDEQLLCTECYSNEYSSKCFECKKTIMPGSRKMEHKGNSWHETCFTCQRCQQPIGTKSFIPKDNSNYCVPCYEKQFALQCVQCKKPITTGGVTYHDQPWHKDCFLCTGCKQQLSGQRFTSRDDFPYCLNCFCNLYAKKCAACTTPISGLGGSKYISFEERQWHNDCFNCKKCSVSLVGRGFLTERDDILCPECGKDI